A single window of Gavia stellata isolate bGavSte3 chromosome 38, bGavSte3.hap2, whole genome shotgun sequence DNA harbors:
- the WIZ gene encoding protein Wiz isoform X2 gives MSLQMQVPPHGSGKGLSTCMLCSFPAPNENILKEHMKYAHSHISWDTEVYEDDPNQPGTSRDAYSPARPGRFAEADYFGKADRLLPPPHRESTSHYEAVHGFALTHPRLDKSNGASKKDYQTSGFHARKAAPYAAPHKNLGLSGFSSAKAYSQFALQQLKKKAAAQHLEGEGDGLRSHPTGLEELRHKWMLANDAGSMEEEISVSTEVDLSENRGIKPVTIPQAALDLKRTFRDTLKATDSSIASEEQQQQLRKMVPIVLLEEVNLHPKATKRPRGKPFKKKTTLPSREFMMEEPLPLDMLLLDSPLEGPLELDDLLDSDSPMLKNEERKCPYCPDRFHNGIGLANHVRGHLNRVGVSYNVRHFISAEEVKAIEQKFSFQKKKKKVANFDPSTFSLMRCEFCGAGFDTRAGLSSHARAHLRDFGITNWELTISPINILKELLANSSEHPMLQAAMGAEPSSPSREREAHGFVPHKSMTPMSECSIPRSPLSPFPPSWGDESLQSYRDVLAPEEEELVAMEVGSPSLPKKSAPAGQLDQPPTRIGTKLSPEPPGSKPEPQDSKTQNLTTCEVCGACFETRKGLSSHARSHLRQLGVAESESSGAPIDLLYELMKQKGKPDGSPMSPTLGKKSGSPKDATAGSPRPTLLALGKAGDRPSDGPINKAIKSPPGFSKNLSQPGSPILKKVPPALSGSPSSKNPEEKSSKLSLSPLQNSPKAQWPQADEEGPLNLTSGSEPVRDIRCEFCGEYFENRKGLSSHARSHLRQMGVTEWYVNGSPIDTLREILKRRTQPRSSASNPTGPGQKAMAKTLLGSMGSLEPRGPGEIHIPTLTKKKKLKQDQLRVEIKREMMSGGLHGEPHPSDRAWSPREEMSPLNLSSRADPVRDIRCEFCGEYFENRKGLSSHARSHLRQMGVTEWSVNGSPIDTLREILKKKSKPCVIKKEPHTSSIEPPKSIGEEGTDPKSPGKILQGMALPPLGGRTGKPGAGGSALNREISLSPLTSKPQGGFLTPLSAKRPLQDDRLGPHAEVKHKAYIQTELPFKTKSVHDKPAHTSSEACCELCGLYFENRKALASHARAHLRQFGVTEWCVNGSPIETLSEWIRHRPQKAGAYRSYIQGGRPFTKKFRNSSHARDHDGGARRMPLSLQAGGVTLLSKGLTGDLAHGDAGKILDGGSSGERPMITSPLSLVKVEEHQRSNINKFERRQARPLDAPLHREEEGAEFQQKMEETRQPPPRMRPVPSLVPRPPQTSLVKFVGNIYTLKCRFCEVEFQGPLSIQEEWVRHLQRHILEMNFSKADPLRGEAPPASEPPALAEAQ, from the exons ATGTCCCTGCAGATGCAGGTACCACCTCACGGCAGCGGCAAAGGGCTCAGCACCTGTATGCTCTGCAGCTTCCCGGCCCCCAATGAGAACATCCTCAAGGAGCACATGAAATACGCCCATTCCCACATCTCCTGGGACACAGAGGTATATGAGGATGATCCCAATCAACCAGGAACTAGCAGAGATGCCTACAGCCCTGCCAGGCCAGGCCGGTTTGCAGAGGCGGATTATTTCGGCAAAGCAGACCGGCTTCTCCCTCCACCTCACCGAGAAAGCACATCGCATTATGAAGCGGTTCACGGTTTTGCCCTAACTCACCCGAGACTCGATAAAAGCAACGGGGCTAGTAAAAAGGACTACCAGACATCAGGGTTTCATGCCAGGAAAGCAGCTCCGTACGCTGCCCCGCATAAAAACCTGGGGTTGTCCGGTTTTTCCTCTGCTAAAGCTTATTCCCAgtttgctctgcagcagctgaaaaaaaaagcagcagctcagcacctTGAAGGAGAAGGCGACGGTCTCAGGAGCCACCCGACGGGGCTGGAAGAGCTCAGGCACAAGTGGATGTTGGCCAACGACGCTGGGAGCATGGAAGAGGAGATCTCCGTAAGCACAGAAGTAGATTTGAGCGAGAACAGAGGCATCAAACCCGTCACCATCCCTCAAGCTGCCTTGGACCTCAAGAGGACCTTCAGAGACACCTTGAAAGCCACGGACTCTTCGATAGCTtcggaggagcagcagcagcagttgcgGAAGATGGTCCCCATCGTCCTCCTGGAGGAAGTGAACCTGCACCCCAAGGCGACGAAGCGGCCCCGGGGGAAGCCgttcaagaagaaaacaacGCTCCCTTCCCGGGAATTCATGATGGAAGAGCCCCTTCCCTTGGATATGCTCCTACTGGATTCTCCTCTGGAGGGTCCTCTGGAGCTCGATGACCTCTTGGACTCCGACTCACCCATGCTGAAGAACGAGGAGAGGAAGTGTCCCTACTGTCCAGACAGGTTTCACAACGGGATCGGGCTGGCGAACCACGTGCGGGGCCACCTTAACAGGGTGGGGGTGAGCTACAACGTCCGTCATTTCATCTCAGCGGAAGAAGTGAAAGCTATTGAGCAaaaattttccttccaaaagaagaagaaaaaag TTGCAAACTTCGACCCGAGTACTTTCAGCCTGATGCGATGCGAATTCTGCGGGGCCGGTTTTGACACGCGAGCGGGTCTCTCCAGCCACGCCAGAGCCCACCTGAGAGACTTTGGTATTACCAACTGGGAGCTCACCATCTCACCCATCAACATCCTCAAGGAGCTGTTGGCCAACTCATCGGAGCATCCGATGCTGCAAGCGGCGATGGGAGCGGAGCCCTCGTCCCCCAGCCGAGAAAGGGAAGCTCACGGCTTCGTGCCTCACAAGAGCATGACTCCCATGTCCGAGTGCAGCATTCCACGGTCTCCTCTGTCCCCGTTCCCCCCGTCCTGGGGAGATGAGTCCCTGCAGTCCTACAGAGACG TCCTGGCTCCGGAAGAGGAAGAACTGGTGGCCATGGAGGTGGGTTCACCCTCTCTCCCGAAAAAAAGCGCTCCCGCCGGGCAGCTGGATCAACCCCCCACCAGGATAGGGACCAAACTGTCTCCTGAGCCACCTGGGAGCAAACCAGAGCCTCAGGACTCCAAAA cCCAGAACCTTACGACGTGCGAAGTGTGTGGCGCCTGCTTCGAAACCCGCAAAGGCTTATCCAGCCATGCCCGTTCTCACCTACGGCAACTCGGCGTAGCCGAATCGGAGAGCAGCGGGGCTCCCATCGATTTGCTTTACGAACTGatgaaacaaaaaggcaaacCCGACGGCAGCCCCATGTCTCCCACCCTCGGCAAAAAATCCGGTTCCCCCAAAGACGCCACCGCCGGTTCCCCTCGACCCACGCTCCTGGCGCTCGGCAAGGCCGGCGATCGCCCGTCGGACGGTCCCATTAATAAAGCCATCAAATCCCCTCCCGGCTTCTCAAAAAACCTCTCGCAACCGGGATCCCCCATCCTTAAGAAGGTGCCGCCTGCTCTTTCGGGGTCCCCGTCTTCGAAAAACCCCGAGGAGAAGAGCTCTAAGCTCTCGCTGAGCCCTCTGCAGAACTCCCCAAAAGCACAGTGGCCGCAGGCGGATGAGGAAGGACCCCTCAATTTAa CCTCGGGGTCGGAGCCGGTGCGAGACATCCGCTGCGAGTTTTGCGGCGAATACTTCGAGAACCGCAAAGGTTTGTCGAGCCACGCTCGATCTCACCTCCGACAAATGGGGGTGACCGAGTGGTACGTCAACGGTTCGCCCATCGACACGCTACGGGAGATCCTCAAACGGAGAACCCAACCGCGGAGTAGCGCCTCGAATCCCACCGGTCCCGGGCAAAAAGCCATGGCCAAGACCCTCTTGGGCAGCATGGGATCCTTGGAGCCACGCGGTCCCGGAGAGATTCACATCCCCACCCTCACCAAGAAG AAGAAACTCAAACAAGATCAACTGAGGGTGGAAATCAAGCGGGAGATGATGTCGGGAGGACTCCATGGAGAACCTCACCCGTCCGACCGAGCCTGGTCCCCGCGGGAGGAGATGTCTCCCTTGAACCTCT cctcccGAGCCGACCCGGTGCGAGACATCCGCTGCGAATTTTGCGGCGAATATTTCGAAAACCGCAAAGGTTTGTCGAGCCACGCTCGATCTCACCTCCGACAAATGGGGGTGACCGAGTGGTCGGTCAACGGTTCGCCCATCGACACGCTACGGGAGATCCTCAAGAAGAAATCCAAACCCTGCGTTATCAAGAAGGAACCGCACACCTCCAGCATCGAACCCCCTAAATCTATCGGGGAGGAAGGGACGGACCCCAAGTCCCCCGGAAAAATCCTACAGGGCAtggctctgcctcccctgggCGGGCGGACGGGGAAACCCGGCGCCGGCGGTTCCGCCTTGAACCGGGAGATCTCCTTGTCGCCTCTCACCAGCAAACCCCAGGGCGGTTTCCTGACGCCGTTGTCTGCCAAACGGCCGTTACAGGACGATCGGTTGGGTCCTCACGCCGAAGTCAAGCACAAGGCGTACATCCAGACCGAGCTGCCCTTCAAAACCAAGTCCGTGCACGACAAACCTGCGCACACGT CCAGCGAAGCCTGCTGCGAGCTGTGCGGCCTCTACTTCGAAAACCGCAAAGCCTTGGCCAGCCACGCGCGGGCGCATCTCCGGCAATTCGGCGTCACCGAATGGTGCGTTAACGGTTCGCCCATCGAGACCCTCAGCGAATGGATCCGACATCGACCCCAAAAAGCCGGCGCTTACCGGAGCTACATCCAAGGCGGACGACCCTTCACTAAGAAATTCCGTAACTCTTCCCACGCCCGGGATCACGACGGCGGCGCTCGACGGATGCCGCTCAGCCTTCAAGCCGGTGGCGTGACCCTTCTGAGCAAAGGATTGACGGGAGATTTGGCTCACGGCGATGCCGGAAAAATCCTGGATGGGGGAAGCAGCGGTGAGCGGCCCATGATCACTTCCCCCCTCTCGTTGGTGAAGGTGGAGGAACATCAACGCTCCAACATCAACA AGTTCGAGCGGAGACAAGCCAGACCCCTGGACGCTCCGCTCCACCGGGAAGAGGAAGGGGCCGAATTCCAACAGAAAATGGAGGAGAcgcggcagccgccgccgcggaTGAGGCCGGTGCCGTCCCTGGTCCCTCGCCCGCCGCAAACCTCCTTGGTGAAGTTCGTGGGGAACATCTACACCCTCAAATGCAG GTTCTGTGAGGTGGAATTCCAAGGTCCCCTCTCCATCCAGGAGGAATGGGTACGGCATCTCCAGCGACACATCCTGGAAATGAATTTCTCCAAAGCGGATCCTTTACGGGGCGAAGCTCCCCCCGCATCCGAACCCCCCGCCCTCGCCGAGGCTCAGTAA
- the WIZ gene encoding protein Wiz isoform X1, which produces MSLQMQVPPHGSGKGLSTCMLCSFPAPNENILKEHMKYAHSHISWDTEVYEDDPNQPGTSRDAYSPARPGRFAEADYFGKADRLLPPPHRESTSHYEAVHGFALTHPRLDKSNGASKKDYQTSGFHARKAAPYAAPHKNLGLSGFSSAKAYSQFALQQLKKKAAAQHLEGEGDGLRSHPTGLEELRHKWMLANDAGSMEEEISVSTEVDLSENRGIKPVTIPQAALDLKRTFRDTLKATDSSIASEEQQQQLRKMVPIVLLEEVNLHPKATKRPRGKPFKKKTTLPSREFMMEEPLPLDMLLLDSPLEGPLELDDLLDSDSPMLKNEERKCPYCPDRFHNGIGLANHVRGHLNRVGVSYNVRHFISAEEVKAIEQKFSFQKKKKKVANFDPSTFSLMRCEFCGAGFDTRAGLSSHARAHLRDFGITNWELTISPINILKELLANSSEHPMLQAAMGAEPSSPSREREAHGFVPHKSMTPMSECSIPRSPLSPFPPSWGDESLQSYRDVLAPEEEELVAMEVGSPSLPKKSAPAGQLDQPPTRIGTKLSPEPPGSKPEPQDSKTQNLTTCEVCGACFETRKGLSSHARSHLRQLGVAESESSGAPIDLLYELMKQKGKPDGSPMSPTLGKKSGSPKDATAGSPRPTLLALGKAGDRPSDGPINKAIKSPPGFSKNLSQPGSPILKKVPPALSGSPSSKNPEEKSSKLSLSPLQNSPKAQWPQADEEGPLNLTSGSEPVRDIRCEFCGEYFENRKGLSSHARSHLRQMGVTEWYVNGSPIDTLREILKRRTQPRSSASNPTGPGQKAMAKTLLGSMGSLEPRGPGEIHIPTLTKKVQQPGSPMGQSPTSSPPPTARKMFPGLSPPSLQKKLKQDQLRVEIKREMMSGGLHGEPHPSDRAWSPREEMSPLNLSSRADPVRDIRCEFCGEYFENRKGLSSHARSHLRQMGVTEWSVNGSPIDTLREILKKKSKPCVIKKEPHTSSIEPPKSIGEEGTDPKSPGKILQGMALPPLGGRTGKPGAGGSALNREISLSPLTSKPQGGFLTPLSAKRPLQDDRLGPHAEVKHKAYIQTELPFKTKSVHDKPAHTSSEACCELCGLYFENRKALASHARAHLRQFGVTEWCVNGSPIETLSEWIRHRPQKAGAYRSYIQGGRPFTKKFRNSSHARDHDGGARRMPLSLQAGGVTLLSKGLTGDLAHGDAGKILDGGSSEFERRQARPLDAPLHREEEGAEFQQKMEETRQPPPRMRPVPSLVPRPPQTSLVKFVGNIYTLKCRFCEVEFQGPLSIQEEWVRHLQRHILEMNFSKADPLRGEAPPASEPPALAEAQ; this is translated from the exons ATGTCCCTGCAGATGCAGGTACCACCTCACGGCAGCGGCAAAGGGCTCAGCACCTGTATGCTCTGCAGCTTCCCGGCCCCCAATGAGAACATCCTCAAGGAGCACATGAAATACGCCCATTCCCACATCTCCTGGGACACAGAGGTATATGAGGATGATCCCAATCAACCAGGAACTAGCAGAGATGCCTACAGCCCTGCCAGGCCAGGCCGGTTTGCAGAGGCGGATTATTTCGGCAAAGCAGACCGGCTTCTCCCTCCACCTCACCGAGAAAGCACATCGCATTATGAAGCGGTTCACGGTTTTGCCCTAACTCACCCGAGACTCGATAAAAGCAACGGGGCTAGTAAAAAGGACTACCAGACATCAGGGTTTCATGCCAGGAAAGCAGCTCCGTACGCTGCCCCGCATAAAAACCTGGGGTTGTCCGGTTTTTCCTCTGCTAAAGCTTATTCCCAgtttgctctgcagcagctgaaaaaaaaagcagcagctcagcacctTGAAGGAGAAGGCGACGGTCTCAGGAGCCACCCGACGGGGCTGGAAGAGCTCAGGCACAAGTGGATGTTGGCCAACGACGCTGGGAGCATGGAAGAGGAGATCTCCGTAAGCACAGAAGTAGATTTGAGCGAGAACAGAGGCATCAAACCCGTCACCATCCCTCAAGCTGCCTTGGACCTCAAGAGGACCTTCAGAGACACCTTGAAAGCCACGGACTCTTCGATAGCTtcggaggagcagcagcagcagttgcgGAAGATGGTCCCCATCGTCCTCCTGGAGGAAGTGAACCTGCACCCCAAGGCGACGAAGCGGCCCCGGGGGAAGCCgttcaagaagaaaacaacGCTCCCTTCCCGGGAATTCATGATGGAAGAGCCCCTTCCCTTGGATATGCTCCTACTGGATTCTCCTCTGGAGGGTCCTCTGGAGCTCGATGACCTCTTGGACTCCGACTCACCCATGCTGAAGAACGAGGAGAGGAAGTGTCCCTACTGTCCAGACAGGTTTCACAACGGGATCGGGCTGGCGAACCACGTGCGGGGCCACCTTAACAGGGTGGGGGTGAGCTACAACGTCCGTCATTTCATCTCAGCGGAAGAAGTGAAAGCTATTGAGCAaaaattttccttccaaaagaagaagaaaaaag TTGCAAACTTCGACCCGAGTACTTTCAGCCTGATGCGATGCGAATTCTGCGGGGCCGGTTTTGACACGCGAGCGGGTCTCTCCAGCCACGCCAGAGCCCACCTGAGAGACTTTGGTATTACCAACTGGGAGCTCACCATCTCACCCATCAACATCCTCAAGGAGCTGTTGGCCAACTCATCGGAGCATCCGATGCTGCAAGCGGCGATGGGAGCGGAGCCCTCGTCCCCCAGCCGAGAAAGGGAAGCTCACGGCTTCGTGCCTCACAAGAGCATGACTCCCATGTCCGAGTGCAGCATTCCACGGTCTCCTCTGTCCCCGTTCCCCCCGTCCTGGGGAGATGAGTCCCTGCAGTCCTACAGAGACG TCCTGGCTCCGGAAGAGGAAGAACTGGTGGCCATGGAGGTGGGTTCACCCTCTCTCCCGAAAAAAAGCGCTCCCGCCGGGCAGCTGGATCAACCCCCCACCAGGATAGGGACCAAACTGTCTCCTGAGCCACCTGGGAGCAAACCAGAGCCTCAGGACTCCAAAA cCCAGAACCTTACGACGTGCGAAGTGTGTGGCGCCTGCTTCGAAACCCGCAAAGGCTTATCCAGCCATGCCCGTTCTCACCTACGGCAACTCGGCGTAGCCGAATCGGAGAGCAGCGGGGCTCCCATCGATTTGCTTTACGAACTGatgaaacaaaaaggcaaacCCGACGGCAGCCCCATGTCTCCCACCCTCGGCAAAAAATCCGGTTCCCCCAAAGACGCCACCGCCGGTTCCCCTCGACCCACGCTCCTGGCGCTCGGCAAGGCCGGCGATCGCCCGTCGGACGGTCCCATTAATAAAGCCATCAAATCCCCTCCCGGCTTCTCAAAAAACCTCTCGCAACCGGGATCCCCCATCCTTAAGAAGGTGCCGCCTGCTCTTTCGGGGTCCCCGTCTTCGAAAAACCCCGAGGAGAAGAGCTCTAAGCTCTCGCTGAGCCCTCTGCAGAACTCCCCAAAAGCACAGTGGCCGCAGGCGGATGAGGAAGGACCCCTCAATTTAa CCTCGGGGTCGGAGCCGGTGCGAGACATCCGCTGCGAGTTTTGCGGCGAATACTTCGAGAACCGCAAAGGTTTGTCGAGCCACGCTCGATCTCACCTCCGACAAATGGGGGTGACCGAGTGGTACGTCAACGGTTCGCCCATCGACACGCTACGGGAGATCCTCAAACGGAGAACCCAACCGCGGAGTAGCGCCTCGAATCCCACCGGTCCCGGGCAAAAAGCCATGGCCAAGACCCTCTTGGGCAGCATGGGATCCTTGGAGCCACGCGGTCCCGGAGAGATTCACATCCCCACCCTCACCAAGAAGGTCCAGCAACCCGGCAGCCCCATGGGGCAATCTCCTACCTCGTCCCCACCTCCCACCGCCCGGAAGATGTTTCCAggcctttctcctccctccttgcaGAAGAAACTCAAACAAGATCAACTGAGGGTGGAAATCAAGCGGGAGATGATGTCGGGAGGACTCCATGGAGAACCTCACCCGTCCGACCGAGCCTGGTCCCCGCGGGAGGAGATGTCTCCCTTGAACCTCT cctcccGAGCCGACCCGGTGCGAGACATCCGCTGCGAATTTTGCGGCGAATATTTCGAAAACCGCAAAGGTTTGTCGAGCCACGCTCGATCTCACCTCCGACAAATGGGGGTGACCGAGTGGTCGGTCAACGGTTCGCCCATCGACACGCTACGGGAGATCCTCAAGAAGAAATCCAAACCCTGCGTTATCAAGAAGGAACCGCACACCTCCAGCATCGAACCCCCTAAATCTATCGGGGAGGAAGGGACGGACCCCAAGTCCCCCGGAAAAATCCTACAGGGCAtggctctgcctcccctgggCGGGCGGACGGGGAAACCCGGCGCCGGCGGTTCCGCCTTGAACCGGGAGATCTCCTTGTCGCCTCTCACCAGCAAACCCCAGGGCGGTTTCCTGACGCCGTTGTCTGCCAAACGGCCGTTACAGGACGATCGGTTGGGTCCTCACGCCGAAGTCAAGCACAAGGCGTACATCCAGACCGAGCTGCCCTTCAAAACCAAGTCCGTGCACGACAAACCTGCGCACACGT CCAGCGAAGCCTGCTGCGAGCTGTGCGGCCTCTACTTCGAAAACCGCAAAGCCTTGGCCAGCCACGCGCGGGCGCATCTCCGGCAATTCGGCGTCACCGAATGGTGCGTTAACGGTTCGCCCATCGAGACCCTCAGCGAATGGATCCGACATCGACCCCAAAAAGCCGGCGCTTACCGGAGCTACATCCAAGGCGGACGACCCTTCACTAAGAAATTCCGTAACTCTTCCCACGCCCGGGATCACGACGGCGGCGCTCGACGGATGCCGCTCAGCCTTCAAGCCGGTGGCGTGACCCTTCTGAGCAAAGGATTGACGGGAGATTTGGCTCACGGCGATGCCGGAAAAATCCTGGATGGGGGAAGCAGCG AGTTCGAGCGGAGACAAGCCAGACCCCTGGACGCTCCGCTCCACCGGGAAGAGGAAGGGGCCGAATTCCAACAGAAAATGGAGGAGAcgcggcagccgccgccgcggaTGAGGCCGGTGCCGTCCCTGGTCCCTCGCCCGCCGCAAACCTCCTTGGTGAAGTTCGTGGGGAACATCTACACCCTCAAATGCAG GTTCTGTGAGGTGGAATTCCAAGGTCCCCTCTCCATCCAGGAGGAATGGGTACGGCATCTCCAGCGACACATCCTGGAAATGAATTTCTCCAAAGCGGATCCTTTACGGGGCGAAGCTCCCCCCGCATCCGAACCCCCCGCCCTCGCCGAGGCTCAGTAA
- the WIZ gene encoding protein Wiz isoform X3, which yields MRCEFCGAGFDTRAGLSSHARAHLRDFGITNWELTISPINILKELLANSSEHPMLQAAMGAEPSSPSREREAHGFVPHKSMTPMSECSIPRSPLSPFPPSWGDESLQSYRDVLAPEEEELVAMEVGSPSLPKKSAPAGQLDQPPTRIGTKLSPEPPGSKPEPQDSKTQNLTTCEVCGACFETRKGLSSHARSHLRQLGVAESESSGAPIDLLYELMKQKGKPDGSPMSPTLGKKSGSPKDATAGSPRPTLLALGKAGDRPSDGPINKAIKSPPGFSKNLSQPGSPILKKVPPALSGSPSSKNPEEKSSKLSLSPLQNSPKAQWPQADEEGPLNLTSGSEPVRDIRCEFCGEYFENRKGLSSHARSHLRQMGVTEWYVNGSPIDTLREILKRRTQPRSSASNPTGPGQKAMAKTLLGSMGSLEPRGPGEIHIPTLTKKVQQPGSPMGQSPTSSPPPTARKMFPGLSPPSLQKKLKQDQLRVEIKREMMSGGLHGEPHPSDRAWSPREEMSPLNLSSRADPVRDIRCEFCGEYFENRKGLSSHARSHLRQMGVTEWSVNGSPIDTLREILKKKSKPCVIKKEPHTSSIEPPKSIGEEGTDPKSPGKILQGMALPPLGGRTGKPGAGGSALNREISLSPLTSKPQGGFLTPLSAKRPLQDDRLGPHAEVKHKAYIQTELPFKTKSVHDKPAHTSSEACCELCGLYFENRKALASHARAHLRQFGVTEWCVNGSPIETLSEWIRHRPQKAGAYRSYIQGGRPFTKKFRNSSHARDHDGGARRMPLSLQAGGVTLLSKGLTGDLAHGDAGKILDGGSSGERPMITSPLSLVKVEEHQRSNINKFERRQARPLDAPLHREEEGAEFQQKMEETRQPPPRMRPVPSLVPRPPQTSLVKFVGNIYTLKCRFCEVEFQGPLSIQEEWVRHLQRHILEMNFSKADPLRGEAPPASEPPALAEAQ from the exons ATGCGATGCGAATTCTGCGGGGCCGGTTTTGACACGCGAGCGGGTCTCTCCAGCCACGCCAGAGCCCACCTGAGAGACTTTGGTATTACCAACTGGGAGCTCACCATCTCACCCATCAACATCCTCAAGGAGCTGTTGGCCAACTCATCGGAGCATCCGATGCTGCAAGCGGCGATGGGAGCGGAGCCCTCGTCCCCCAGCCGAGAAAGGGAAGCTCACGGCTTCGTGCCTCACAAGAGCATGACTCCCATGTCCGAGTGCAGCATTCCACGGTCTCCTCTGTCCCCGTTCCCCCCGTCCTGGGGAGATGAGTCCCTGCAGTCCTACAGAGACG TCCTGGCTCCGGAAGAGGAAGAACTGGTGGCCATGGAGGTGGGTTCACCCTCTCTCCCGAAAAAAAGCGCTCCCGCCGGGCAGCTGGATCAACCCCCCACCAGGATAGGGACCAAACTGTCTCCTGAGCCACCTGGGAGCAAACCAGAGCCTCAGGACTCCAAAA cCCAGAACCTTACGACGTGCGAAGTGTGTGGCGCCTGCTTCGAAACCCGCAAAGGCTTATCCAGCCATGCCCGTTCTCACCTACGGCAACTCGGCGTAGCCGAATCGGAGAGCAGCGGGGCTCCCATCGATTTGCTTTACGAACTGatgaaacaaaaaggcaaacCCGACGGCAGCCCCATGTCTCCCACCCTCGGCAAAAAATCCGGTTCCCCCAAAGACGCCACCGCCGGTTCCCCTCGACCCACGCTCCTGGCGCTCGGCAAGGCCGGCGATCGCCCGTCGGACGGTCCCATTAATAAAGCCATCAAATCCCCTCCCGGCTTCTCAAAAAACCTCTCGCAACCGGGATCCCCCATCCTTAAGAAGGTGCCGCCTGCTCTTTCGGGGTCCCCGTCTTCGAAAAACCCCGAGGAGAAGAGCTCTAAGCTCTCGCTGAGCCCTCTGCAGAACTCCCCAAAAGCACAGTGGCCGCAGGCGGATGAGGAAGGACCCCTCAATTTAa CCTCGGGGTCGGAGCCGGTGCGAGACATCCGCTGCGAGTTTTGCGGCGAATACTTCGAGAACCGCAAAGGTTTGTCGAGCCACGCTCGATCTCACCTCCGACAAATGGGGGTGACCGAGTGGTACGTCAACGGTTCGCCCATCGACACGCTACGGGAGATCCTCAAACGGAGAACCCAACCGCGGAGTAGCGCCTCGAATCCCACCGGTCCCGGGCAAAAAGCCATGGCCAAGACCCTCTTGGGCAGCATGGGATCCTTGGAGCCACGCGGTCCCGGAGAGATTCACATCCCCACCCTCACCAAGAAGGTCCAGCAACCCGGCAGCCCCATGGGGCAATCTCCTACCTCGTCCCCACCTCCCACCGCCCGGAAGATGTTTCCAggcctttctcctccctccttgcaGAAGAAACTCAAACAAGATCAACTGAGGGTGGAAATCAAGCGGGAGATGATGTCGGGAGGACTCCATGGAGAACCTCACCCGTCCGACCGAGCCTGGTCCCCGCGGGAGGAGATGTCTCCCTTGAACCTCT cctcccGAGCCGACCCGGTGCGAGACATCCGCTGCGAATTTTGCGGCGAATATTTCGAAAACCGCAAAGGTTTGTCGAGCCACGCTCGATCTCACCTCCGACAAATGGGGGTGACCGAGTGGTCGGTCAACGGTTCGCCCATCGACACGCTACGGGAGATCCTCAAGAAGAAATCCAAACCCTGCGTTATCAAGAAGGAACCGCACACCTCCAGCATCGAACCCCCTAAATCTATCGGGGAGGAAGGGACGGACCCCAAGTCCCCCGGAAAAATCCTACAGGGCAtggctctgcctcccctgggCGGGCGGACGGGGAAACCCGGCGCCGGCGGTTCCGCCTTGAACCGGGAGATCTCCTTGTCGCCTCTCACCAGCAAACCCCAGGGCGGTTTCCTGACGCCGTTGTCTGCCAAACGGCCGTTACAGGACGATCGGTTGGGTCCTCACGCCGAAGTCAAGCACAAGGCGTACATCCAGACCGAGCTGCCCTTCAAAACCAAGTCCGTGCACGACAAACCTGCGCACACGT CCAGCGAAGCCTGCTGCGAGCTGTGCGGCCTCTACTTCGAAAACCGCAAAGCCTTGGCCAGCCACGCGCGGGCGCATCTCCGGCAATTCGGCGTCACCGAATGGTGCGTTAACGGTTCGCCCATCGAGACCCTCAGCGAATGGATCCGACATCGACCCCAAAAAGCCGGCGCTTACCGGAGCTACATCCAAGGCGGACGACCCTTCACTAAGAAATTCCGTAACTCTTCCCACGCCCGGGATCACGACGGCGGCGCTCGACGGATGCCGCTCAGCCTTCAAGCCGGTGGCGTGACCCTTCTGAGCAAAGGATTGACGGGAGATTTGGCTCACGGCGATGCCGGAAAAATCCTGGATGGGGGAAGCAGCGGTGAGCGGCCCATGATCACTTCCCCCCTCTCGTTGGTGAAGGTGGAGGAACATCAACGCTCCAACATCAACA AGTTCGAGCGGAGACAAGCCAGACCCCTGGACGCTCCGCTCCACCGGGAAGAGGAAGGGGCCGAATTCCAACAGAAAATGGAGGAGAcgcggcagccgccgccgcggaTGAGGCCGGTGCCGTCCCTGGTCCCTCGCCCGCCGCAAACCTCCTTGGTGAAGTTCGTGGGGAACATCTACACCCTCAAATGCAG GTTCTGTGAGGTGGAATTCCAAGGTCCCCTCTCCATCCAGGAGGAATGGGTACGGCATCTCCAGCGACACATCCTGGAAATGAATTTCTCCAAAGCGGATCCTTTACGGGGCGAAGCTCCCCCCGCATCCGAACCCCCCGCCCTCGCCGAGGCTCAGTAA